In Gossypium raimondii isolate GPD5lz chromosome 12, ASM2569854v1, whole genome shotgun sequence, a single window of DNA contains:
- the LOC105763623 gene encoding peroxisomal and mitochondrial division factor 2, which produces MADSTVINGEVENQMADNFYDADEAKLTEQDSKIKALESEKLDLSNENKELKEKMKKATLEIDQLRNKEEEMRQEMDNWEEDKKVLESVAARSADLETEVARLQHDLITSMSDADEANKQSMELKRELEEKGLEIKRLDKEITELKKEKVENEKRERELERKLGVLEVRESEERSKNVRMEEELRQQLDVFKNKVKDLEAEVARTRVELETTKEEQRESEERAMGFKLKLLELKEEVEKKAADGINGKSREIVETAESKEKGLNVPPLVAAGSAAAVLVAAAAVYLCCRKRS; this is translated from the coding sequence ATGGCAGATTCGACGGTCATCAACGGCGAAGTGGAGAATCAGATGGCGGACAATTTCTACGACGCTGATGAAGCCAAACTCACTGAACAGGATAGCAAAATTAAAGCGCTTGAAAGTGAGAAACTGGACCTGAGCAACGAGAACAAAGAGTTGAAGGAGAAGATGAAAAAGGCGACCTTAGAAATTGATCAACTGCGAAACAAGGAAGAAGAAATGAGGCAAGAAATGGATAACTGGGAAGAAGACAAGAAGGTTCTGGAATCAGTCGCCGCGAGATCGGCTGATCTCGAAACCGAGGTTGCGAGGCTTCAACATGATCTGATCACTTCGATGAGTGATGCAGATGAAGCGAACAAGCAGTCGATGGAGTTGAAGAGAGAATTGGAAGAGAAAGGGTTGGAGATTAAGAGATTGGACAAGGAAATCACTGAACTGAAGAAAGAGAAAGTTGAGAACGAGAAGAGAGAGAGGGAGTTGGAGAGGAAATTAGGGGTTCTAGAAGTGAGGGAATCGGAGGAGAGGAGCAAAAATGTTAGGATGGAAGAGGAGCTGAGGCAACAGCTGGATGTATTCAAGAATAAAGTTAAGGACCTGGAAGCAGAGGTGGCGAGAACGAGGGTTGAACTGGAGACGACTAAGGAAGAACAACGAGAATCCGAGGAGAGGGCGATGGGCTTCAAGTTAAAGTTGTTGGAATTGAAGGAGGAGGTAGAGAAGAAGGCTGCTGATGGTATCAATGGGAAATCAAGAGAGATTGTTGAGACTGCTGAGAGTAAAGAGAAAGGGCTAAATGTTCCGCCGCTTGTGGCAGCAGGATCGGCTGCAGCTGTCCTTGTTGCGGCTGCTGCGGTGTATCTTTGCTGTAGGAAGCGGTCGTAA